actttgctcaacatacttgcgaatatcgctgcgaaaggagggttgtgacgtcaaattcgcattcgcatttgcaggagatatgaaccgggcttcatgGAGTCATCCAACTGTCACTTTGATGTACTAACCTTCCTCGTCCAGACCGGCCAGGACATTGTAAGTGTAGTAAGGGAAGAAGCGTCTATAGTATAGGATGGATGACAGCATAGAGGCTATGGCCTTACAGCTCATCTTCTTGTGGTTGTCATGCTCATACATCtacaggaaagaaaaaaaaaaacataatttacaaCAAGTTTGTTTCAAAGTGTTTTGGTCTCCATGAGCGTGAGgtgtccagggcccaatttcatagagctgcttagcacaaaaatttgcttagcatgaaatttcttccttgataaaaaaaggattacacaccaaatttatatttgctgcatattgcttgttgttacaggtattcagctgttgtttgcttatcctgaaaatcactcagaaatttggttggtaattctgtttttatcaaggcaaaaaactgcatgctaagcaaatttttgtgcttagcagctctatgaaattgggcccaggcctttatgctttgtttttgaaagggcaagggcaccaaggtattttctccttggtaataataataataatagtggcttcttacatgGCGCGCGTGTCCGTCTATCAGTGACGCTTCTGGAGCTGTAACacacagtatttcctgcaagatgtggtaCTACGTTTGAATTTCCAGACCTAATCCTTTTTATAGCACcgtgtaatgttttacaaagtgctgtggcacaatttgctgccgatcaggGCACCCAGTGagggaattgtaaatttctactgtagtatgtcaagggcaccaaggcaagacccgggggcatggaggcaatcatctTCATTGGCTCTGTGAAGTATCACGCCTGTGTGTCAAACTGTGGCCAGGGCACAATTGCAAAGAGCtacttaaaggtagggtcatagactGGTAATCAGTAAAAACTGAACTAAAAAAGCGACCACAAAAATTTACTAGGTAAAGAGCCACAGCTACAGCAACAGccttagcaacagttgtagctATGCTATGCAATCAATTCGAGTACAGCCTTCACAGGGTCGAACTCATACCTTAAGTCTGGCCTCCAGAACTTTAGACAATGTAAGCACATCTCCATGAAAACCACAACTTGCTAAAACAGTGGAGTCAGTTCTGCAAAAAGAAAGAATCTTTCAAATCAGTCAAACTAAAATTAAATGGAAGACTTCATTAAACTATTACATCATGAATTTAACAAATTGGTCAcacaaatttcttttaaaaatattgttcgATTAAGATCATTAGTAAACCccttattccccccccccccaagaggTCACCTGTAGGCAAGTCAACCTAGGGAGCAAGGATTGAAAAATAATCAACGCATGATCATTATTGTCTACTTACAAATTATAGGTTTTAGGGAGATCTCTACTGTGAATGGAGAATCCTTCGCTCAATCTTGTGTCGGAAGCGATGACAGCAAAATCATCACCAGAAACGGCCAAGACAGTCCTGTTTCAGTTAAAGAAATCGATAACATTGTTATAATGTATGTTATGAGTATAATTTATACTCGGTGGCAATCTGTACGGAAGGCAGAAgtactttttggtaaaaaaaatcaagaggTAATGAATGAGTGAAACTGTGTCAATTAATCAAAGTTCTATCTTATGCAGATAATAATTATGCCTCTTAAACTAAGGTAGTTACTGAggttatagatttttttttttttcaacagaacgctgattttattattaataagcaGAACTGTCAAGACAGAtacaatattatattataaaagtAATCAGTGAAACATTCAGGAGAATACAGTGTGGCTTgctaagaaaacaacaaaaacagccattattttcacaaaacagTCAAAACCATCCCGCCACATAAATTATATCTGTCCTTTGGCTCTGTCCATTATTTAACAGCAGTGGTCAGCCACCAACGTGGGCAGGTTCTGTCCCTCCAATGATTCTCTCCCTTTCGTTTGTACACAATTCTTCTTCTTATCTAAGTATCCGAGTCTGACTGACGATAATGATCGATACATACATAGATAAGATAGGGCTAgaaatatagcgccctctcctCTTTTCTTTAGTTAGAAATAGAATCAATTTCAAACTTCTTCAGTTCAGCGCATGTTAATTTCCCAGTTCCCTGTGTGACTGTAATTGACACAGGCTCCGGACACACACTATTCCCTAAATAGACATATTAGTTTTGTATTAGCTTTTACGAATTCTATCTACCATTGTTGTTATACTAACCAACaatcaaacagcgccctcttgtgttgagGGCAGTTCCACTCATAAAATAATCTTGTTTCTACACTATCCGATTTCTTACCCTCCGTTCATGGAGTATGGGCTGAAATATCGCTGCTGAGGGTTCCCCAAAGATGCGTGTGGTGCAGGATCCATTGCTAGCTCCATGGTTTTGAAAAGCTAACGACGAAACACTTGAAATAATCAAAATAGTTTAACGTTTTCCCCGTTCCACTGTTTAGTTGAGTTGATCAATCTTGCATTACAGTGTGACTTTGCAGTTGTCAAGTAATAGTCTGGTCACCACCATAAATTTCACGAATAACACTATTGTTACGTACAGGTTTCATACAACATTAAGAGTAGGCTCACTCAGttcaaatgtttttactttaatagaaataactttaaaaatatgaaatataacacatttaaaacaaatctaatttaaataatcatattttgttttaaaactataGAAAAacgattgttattttataaattattcaaaaataagTTAACAAACACATATTACATTAATTTTCAAGGTCAAAGGTTGCGCCGATACTCGCATGCACGATGAAGTGAGAGCGGTTCTTATGAAAAACATTGCATTTGTTATCCACGGTATACATTGACTGGAGCAAAAGTAGACCAAACAAGTCACCAAAATGGTAATTACACTTAATGCTATTCATTTGTGctgttttactttatttgatttgttatcaaacaaacatttaatcaAAGATTTACTTTGACGAGACGGGCGGGCAGCATGCGTTGTGTATAGTTTGGCATGTTTTAACATTTACTGATGACAGAGGGCGCAATTCAAAATTTGTCAAATCTAAAAAAGAACTTAAAACTATGATTTATGATAGTAATATGAATGAATTTAACAACATATTTTTGGTTACAACTAGTAAATAATTACCTGAACATTAttcacccttttttttttaagaatagaTACCTAGCCTAggcaaaatttttttttattgtatttgtagaaaaaaaaatgtattttttatggaaaacaaaaaagtaaaaatatccCACCAACCAAGCTAACATTTACAGGCTAGGCTCTTGAGAATCTATTTTATAAATCAGGAATGCATTATAAATAAAAGGTATGGGTTATGAATTATGCAAGATTGCATGTGTGTTACTGTTGTTTATGTTAgttgtcaaaattgtttttgattgtttcaattaACATTTCAATCAAATTTGCATGAATTTTCTTTGTGTTCATCCAACAGCTCTTCTATTCATTCTTCAAATCTCTGGTGGGCAAAGACGTAGTAGTCGAGTTGAAAAATGATCTCAGGTATTAAAGAATATTTATCTCACAATTATTTGTagtttgttattataataataacgcAGGTTCTTATAAAAGGCTTTATCGCAACCCTAGGCATGCTAGGATGTATCAAAGTGCTCAGTACTTTTTCCTGCAAAGGTATGCCAATTTACATTTTGAAGTACAATGTATACGTCAGCTGTTCTTTAAAGCACTATATAATGATATAAAGGGTGATGTTATGCAATTTATGCagacaatcaaaccaggaacaccaaggcAAACCCTTTAACTTACCGACAAGTGCCCACTGgtttcttttacgtgcattacacattACTGTCTGTCCGAGTCGAttgttgataatttgttttttaattgttttattgttacttttcTCGATCTGACATAGCGTAAATTCCCCAAACCTGCGGTTTGTAAATATTTCGCGCAGTGCCGCATTTCTGTCACGTCATATGCGTCCACTGCGCAGGAAACGCCCTGTTAAGCTATGTTATGTAGGCATACTTTGCGTGCCACCCTTAGTTAACTATGGTCATGGTAATGAAGAACCTCCCTAACACTGGATGATTTTGCACGCAagaattttcacaattttgtttatatcaaATGGCTCTATTTTAGTGAAAAcatcaataatattaataaatttgTGTCTCTGAAACCTCTTACTAAAGTTTTGTTGTGGTTTTATCCATCACTAGCATCTGTGGAACATTACACTCCGTGGACCAGTTTCTCAACATCAAACTCTCAGACATCAGCGTGACCGATCCAGAAAAATATCCACACATGGTAGGTGGAGCCAGTCTCAATTAGGAATTTGAAATGCGAACAACTTTGCACTTTGATTGACGAAATTCTCATTCTAAAGAAAAAAGTGGGGATGACCGAGAAATGTTCACTTTGAGAGTGCCCTGAAGAGAAATttactaaataaaaataatatctcTAGATCTTAAAAAGTATTTAACAATAACGTGTCAATGTCTATAATTTTGCCTTGGTGGTTGGGCCAACAAAATTCCTGTAATCCTTCTGAGCTCCCTGGGGTGTAAACGGCACCGGGCTGCCACGGCGCTCTgaaggatttttcaaaaaaatatcacCTTCTACCCTCAAGAGATACCCGTTTATTGggtgaaaagaagcaattataatgAAGTTTCATGACATGAATTCGAACCCTACCCCGCTGACTGAACTACCAGAACATAACTTTGATGCTCTAAAGCCCTCAGCCATTAAGGCAATTTTTTTCCTCTAATACTTTTATTCCATAGCTATCGGTTAAGAATTGCTTCATCAGAGGTTCAGTAGTGAGGTATGTGCAACTGCCGGCAGATGAGTGTGACACACAGCTTCTTCAAGATGCAGCCAGGAAAGAAGCGGCACAGAGTAAACAGTAGCAGCGGCTGATGACATCATCTTTGTACATATTATGAGACTTTTTTGTAAACTAATTTGTTGGATTGGCTTCATAGcggggtttaaaaaaaaaacatgtgaaggATGTCAAGATAAACCTTCAGTCCATATTTGACAGGCGTGGGTGAAGTACAGTGCTCATGGTTTTGGgttagccaggatttggtaaaagggtttcaaaatttgctggaaactTAGAAACTGGGTGTCAAAAATcacatttataatttttatatgtaaattacagggtgtccaaaagacacaccTCTGCCTGATTCTATgtacagggcacaatttcatgactctgttCACTGCTTACCACGAATTTCTGCGCTTATGCCCTGCTGTGACCTCTTTGGAATGTGCACATTACAGGGTGTGGCAAGCGAAGAAATCGTCATTAGAAGCagcaccatgaaattggggccaggtTAGGCATTGTTGTTAGTTCATCAGTCAGCAATTCTGTTAAAAGCAAAGTGACCTTTTTGCAATGTTCTTCAAAGCCAATGTTAAATTGTGGGAAGTTTTGGGACAGAATGACACACATAATAACACGATCacaaatgcctttaaaataagtTCACCTATTTTTATTACATAGTTTTCTCTgatgaatacatgtatattgaattGACCTTTCAAGTTCCTGAAAGAAAATTCCATTTACATGCACACCATGGGGACTTTTgatcatgcatattcatgaccaTGACCTTGTAGTTCTAGGCACATTCCTGTTGTACTAACAATACACAAGTACATTTATTTAAACCTGGTTTTGAAGAGGACATTTGTTATTTAAAGGTATTTTCCTTTGCCATGTGTGAAATTAAGTTATCTATGACAGGTTTGATTTGTATGAAATAAAGACCACTTTCATGTACTTCCAGAGCTTtggttaaatttgtccttgttgtATCACTTGTTTTCTGGTTTAATATCATAAAATGTATTGACAATCAATGGAAACTGGAAACTAAATCTTAAGTCAAAAATCTTGTGCGAATTATTCTAAAGAATACTCTTGGTCCAACAGTTTGCAGTTTAGATtttaatgtctggtacaatgactcgctTAGATGGAAGTGAAACCTTAAAACATGATTTTCTCAGTTGCCATACAAAAGCTTGGCcctccatgtaataataataatttggggggctaatcgtccttactcgcagcaaagagctgaattgcgaaggacgcagctacaatgtgttcgagaagctggcatgcaagggcgcctttggctgccagccacattaACTCATTATGACcgcggagcacagccaaagattgaaagtgtttgatttttttctcgagggaggaaaaccgtaTGGtatggaaaaccc
This sequence is a window from Asterias rubens chromosome 19, eAstRub1.3, whole genome shotgun sequence. Protein-coding genes within it:
- the LOC117303212 gene encoding proteasome subunit beta type-1-like; protein product: MELAMDPAPHASLGNPQQRYFSPYSMNGGTVLAVSGDDFAVIASDTRLSEGFSIHSRDLPKTYNLTDSTVLASCGFHGDVLTLSKVLEARLKMYEHDNHKKMSCKAIASMLSSILYYRRFFPYYTYNVLAGLDEEGKGCVYSFDPVGSYEREVYRAAGSSSSLLQPLLDNQIGGKNQEGYEAPPLTIEKAVALVKDVFISAAERDIYTGDGIIVNVITKDGVREERFPLRRD
- the LOC117303214 gene encoding U6 snRNA-associated Sm-like protein LSm2 codes for the protein MLFYSFFKSLVGKDVVVELKNDLSICGTLHSVDQFLNIKLSDISVTDPEKYPHMLSVKNCFIRGSVVRYVQLPADECDTQLLQDAARKEAAQSKQ